GCAGCAAATATACAATTGGATCGAAAGCCGGCTCATATCCGGAGAGAAAGTCTATGATCATGTGGAAGGAAGCGGTAATGGAACTGCGGTCGATTGGGATTTTACATATAATTATGGAACATATCTCGGTGCGGCATTGGCGCTTTATCAAGCTACGGGAAACACAGGATATCTTGACGATGCCAATCGTTCGGCCAACTACGTGATCGGAAAAATGACCTTGTCATACTCGCTCATGTATGAAGGAGACAACGACGGCGCAGGTTTTAAAATGATTTTTGCCCGCAATCTGAATAATTTGCGGAAGCAAACGGGAAATGCCGCGTATTTGAATTTCCTGCAGCAAAATGCCACACAAGCATTCAACCACCGACGCGGTTCAGACAACATTATTGACAGCGACTGGACTGCTCCTGCCCGCTCAACGTATATCCAGAGCCTTGCCGCAGCGGCGGGAGCGTCCATCCTGCAATTGATCCCGGCGGACAACTATACGGGATACATTGCGGGGAACGGTATTTATGAAGCGGAAAACGCCCGCCTGTACGATATAGGGTCGGAGTCTATCTATTCAGGTTTTTATGGCCGGGGTTACATTGCG
The genomic region above belongs to Bacilli bacterium and contains:
- a CDS encoding glycoside hydrolase family 76 protein, producing the protein QQIYNWIESRLISGEKVYDHVEGSGNGTAVDWDFTYNYGTYLGAALALYQATGNTGYLDDANRSANYVIGKMTLSYSLMYEGDNDGAGFKMIFARNLNNLRKQTGNAAYLNFLQQNATQAFNHRRGSDNIIDSDWTAPARSTYIQSLAAAAGASILQLIPADNYTGYIAGNGIYEAENARLYDIGSESIYSGFYGRGYIAGWNGSGRIVFNVNQNSASTRTVTIRYAAGAGSAGRYVKVNGNIVAANLTFGDTGSWGNWNTVNLSVNLNAGFNTIEIGYDSGLGNHNWLNIDQMYGL